Proteins encoded within one genomic window of Amycolatopsis sp. 2-15:
- a CDS encoding Gfo/Idh/MocA family protein, whose translation MSDFLRVGIIGHGGHGDYGHQIDAGFAAEPRVLVAAVSDPDPRTRAAAAARTAAQMQYKSYSEMLDREDLDIVLVCPRWIVRHEEMVVAALEAGAHVYCEKPLGQDLMQVDRMLAAAEKAGRLLATALPAVHEPRFRRFTDLLAGGELGEPLHLRGLCKWDHRAGGQDLFVLGGHLADAMRRIGGEPLTCSGYVGTGTKPFVLREARQGTEEVGPVGGDRIHATYTFERGLVGTVESWPCAIEDRAEQPYRLEVHCTRGIAVWRAPYADGSVWYTRKPVIYARHDDWHQLDTEPPRAYAGYHTYAATDFVDAILQGRDPACSGRDGAAAAQMLHAIYWSHLEGRTVRLPLTERRHPLRGADEDQGG comes from the coding sequence GTGAGTGATTTCCTTCGCGTCGGAATCATCGGTCATGGCGGCCACGGCGACTACGGGCACCAGATCGACGCGGGTTTCGCCGCAGAGCCGCGGGTTCTTGTCGCCGCGGTGAGCGATCCGGACCCTCGCACCCGGGCGGCCGCTGCCGCTCGCACAGCGGCCCAGATGCAATACAAGTCATATTCGGAGATGCTGGATCGCGAAGACCTAGACATCGTTCTTGTCTGTCCAAGGTGGATCGTCCGGCACGAGGAGATGGTCGTCGCGGCGTTGGAGGCCGGAGCGCACGTATATTGCGAAAAGCCGCTGGGGCAAGACCTCATGCAGGTCGACCGGATGCTGGCGGCCGCCGAGAAAGCCGGACGGCTGCTGGCTACCGCGCTGCCCGCCGTGCACGAGCCACGGTTCCGGCGTTTTACGGACTTGCTGGCGGGCGGAGAGCTCGGCGAGCCCTTGCATTTGCGCGGTCTGTGCAAGTGGGACCATCGGGCAGGCGGGCAGGATCTCTTCGTACTCGGCGGGCATCTCGCTGACGCCATGAGGCGGATCGGCGGGGAGCCGCTGACGTGCAGCGGCTACGTCGGCACCGGAACGAAGCCGTTCGTTTTGCGGGAGGCGCGTCAGGGAACGGAAGAGGTCGGCCCTGTCGGCGGCGACCGGATCCATGCCACCTACACCTTCGAGCGCGGTCTGGTGGGCACGGTCGAATCGTGGCCGTGCGCCATCGAGGACCGTGCTGAGCAGCCATACCGGCTGGAGGTGCATTGCACCAGAGGCATCGCAGTCTGGCGAGCGCCCTATGCGGACGGTTCGGTTTGGTACACCCGTAAGCCCGTCATCTATGCGCGACACGATGACTGGCACCAGCTGGACACCGAGCCGCCAAGGGCCTACGCGGGCTATCACACCTACGCCGCGACCGATTTCGTGGACGCCATCCTGCAGGGACGAGATCCTGCTTGCTCCGGGCGAGACGGTGCGGCTGCGGCGCAGATGCTGCATGCGATCTATTGGTCGCATTTGGAGGGGCGGACTGTGCGGCTGCCGCTGACCGAGCGCCGGCATCCGCTGCGGGGCGCAGACGAGGATCAGGGCGGATGA
- a CDS encoding YcaO-like family protein, translated as MDTSDPPRIAWTSGTWRSRHPEQTWSALEPVAEAAGVTRVADVTGLDDIGVPVHMAVRPHARALSVSQGKGTTGILSKISAVMEAIELYYAENLADADIAGTPATELGSLLSYPVEALDLHPGGLWHRRYPLDWLVCSSMITGRSAALPRELVDLDRTVVSDSWCPPLFLSTSNGLASGNSDEEAMLHALCEVAERDSIAAAGDVLGRHLFDPAEVADPAVDALCERIAAASARLRVFDLTGPMGLPCVGASVGGGSLPLVFGGFGCHPSTAVATCRAITEAVQQRLTVIAGTRDDLPDEVYDLLHLGFVRETTPARDEIEYVSPPADLPVAGLGQAMTCVAEKIHKFTGYEPLCLRLTESGAPVSVVKVVAPGLRLAGHGNYTAAGG; from the coding sequence ATGGATACCAGTGACCCGCCCCGGATCGCCTGGACGTCCGGCACCTGGCGGAGCAGACATCCGGAACAGACCTGGTCGGCGCTGGAGCCGGTGGCCGAGGCCGCTGGTGTCACCAGGGTCGCGGATGTCACGGGGCTCGACGACATCGGCGTGCCGGTGCACATGGCAGTGCGGCCTCATGCCCGCGCCCTGTCGGTGTCCCAAGGCAAAGGAACGACCGGCATTTTGTCCAAGATCTCGGCCGTGATGGAAGCGATCGAGCTTTACTACGCGGAAAACCTGGCAGACGCCGATATCGCCGGCACGCCTGCCACCGAGCTCGGCAGCTTGCTCAGCTATCCCGTGGAAGCGCTCGACCTGCACCCAGGTGGGCTGTGGCATCGGCGATACCCGCTCGACTGGCTCGTCTGCAGCTCAATGATCACCGGACGATCCGCGGCCCTGCCGCGAGAACTGGTGGATCTGGACCGCACGGTGGTCAGCGACAGCTGGTGCCCTCCGCTGTTTTTGTCCACTAGTAACGGCTTGGCCAGTGGTAACTCCGACGAAGAGGCGATGCTGCACGCGCTGTGCGAGGTGGCCGAGCGGGACAGCATCGCGGCGGCGGGCGACGTGCTCGGCCGGCACTTGTTCGACCCGGCGGAGGTGGCGGATCCCGCCGTCGACGCACTATGCGAGCGGATCGCCGCCGCGAGCGCACGGCTGCGGGTGTTCGACCTGACCGGCCCGATGGGGCTGCCGTGCGTTGGCGCGTCAGTCGGCGGAGGCAGCCTGCCGCTGGTGTTCGGCGGCTTTGGCTGTCACCCTTCCACCGCCGTGGCGACGTGCCGGGCGATCACCGAAGCGGTGCAGCAACGCCTGACGGTCATCGCAGGCACTCGAGACGACCTTCCCGACGAAGTGTACGATCTGCTGCACCTAGGTTTCGTGCGCGAGACCACGCCTGCGCGCGACGAGATCGAATACGTGAGCCCTCCTGCGGACCTGCCGGTTGCCGGGCTCGGGCAAGCGATGACCTGCGTCGCGGAGAAGATTCACAAGTTCACCGGCTATGAGCCGTTGTGTCTTCGGCTGACCGAATCCGGGGCTCCGGTTTCCGTGGTCAAGGTCGTCGCACCAGGACTGAGACTGGCCGGGCACGGCAACTACACAGCAGCCGGAGGGTGA